The Candidatus Alcyoniella australis nucleotide sequence CGCACATCACGCAGCGGTTGCGGTCGATGAAGATGTCCGGGTGCGTGGCGTCGATGTCGCGCTTGGGGAACATGTAGGGATACTGCGGCGCGGTGATGCCGAAGCGGTAGGCCAGGGCCTGCAGCTCGCAGTCTCCGCTCTTCTCGCAGAACATGCAGAAGTGATTTCCCTCGACGAAGTGCATGTCGATCAAGGCGCGGCGGTGCTTGTTGAGTTCCGCCGATTCGTTGGTGACCTCGATCCCGGGCGCTGCGGGCTGGGTGCAGGCCGCCTGCGGCCGGCCGTTGATCAGCACGGTGCAGATCCGGCAGCCGCCGTAGGGCTTGAGCCCCTCGCAGTAGCACAGGCGCGGGATGTACACGCCGGATTGATCCGCCGCCTCGATGATCGTCTGGCCCTTGGTTGCGGTGACCTCGACGCCGTCGATCGTGAATGTGAAAGTGTCGCTCATCTGTTTATTTCCTCTCAGTCGTCAAAGTGAACCGGCTGACGGCCCTGAACCCTCACTGCGTCGCCCAGCGCCTTGTTGATGTCGAACGTCGACTGCATGCCGTCGGTGACCTCGTGCAGCTTCGAATCGTACAGGGCACGGAAATTCTCGATCGTGGTCAGTATCGGGTTGGGCGAGGTCTGCCCCAGGCCGCAGCGGCTGGTGACCTTGACCGCCTTGCCAAGTTCGGTCAGGTAATCGATGTCGCTGGGCTCGCCCTGGCCCTCGCGGATCAAGTCGAGGCGCTGTTTGAGCAGCACATTGCCCACGCGGCAGGGGGTGCAGAAGCCGCAGCTCTCCTCGATGAAGAATTCCATGAAGTGCGAGGCGATCTCCAACACGTCGCGCTGCGGGCCGAAGACCATCATCGATCCGCCCGTGGCCAGGTCGGAGTAGCTGATCCTGTTGTCGAACTTGTCCTGGCCGATGCACTGGCCCGAGGGGCCGCCGACCTGCACCGCCACTGCGTCTTGGGCGCCGACCTCGGCCAGCAGCTCGGTGACCGTGACGCCCATTTCCATCTCGTAGACGCCGGGGCGCTCGATGTCGCCCGAGACGCTGAGCAGCTTGGTGCCCGGGCTCTCCGGGTCGCCGATGGCCGCGAACCACGCTGGGCCGTTTTCGGCCACGCGCGCCGCGCAGCAGAAGGTCTCGACGTTGTTGACGATCGTCGGCGCGTCGAGGTAGCCCTTTTGAGCGGGGAAGGGCGGGCGATTCTTGGGCTCGCCGCGTCCGCCCTCGGCCGAGGCGATCAGCGCGGTCTCCTCGCCGCAGATATAGGCGCCGGCGCCCATCTGGATCCGGATGTCGAAGTAAAACCCAGCCTTGCCGCCGATGTCCTTGCCCAGCAGTCCGGCGGCGCGACGCTGATCCAGGGTGGCCTCAAGGAACCGGCGCAGATAGGCGTATTCGCCGCGTAGGTAGATGATGCCCTCGCTTGAGCCGATGGCGTAGCCCGCTAAGGTCATGCCCTCGATCATCAGCTCGGGCATCTGGGTCAGGATCACGCGGTCTTTGAAAGTGCCCGGCTCGCCCTCGTCGGCGTTGCAGATCACAAAACGCCGCTCGCCCTTGGCCCTGCGCGCAAATTCCCACTTCATGCCCGTGGGGAATCCGGCGCCGCCGCGGCCGCGCAGCTTGCTGTCCTTGATCTGTCCGATCAACTCCTCGGGGCTGAGCTCGAGCGCCTTGGCCAACGCCGCGCCGGGCTGGTAGTCGCTGAAGATCACCTCGCCGGCCTTGCGCAGGTTGTTGCGCACCATCTGGTTTACCAGCTCCGAGGCGTTGTTGCCCTCGCCCGGCTGGGTGATCAGCGAGCGCGGGTCGCCGGTCTGCTTAAGCTTGCGCGCCATCTCGCGCGCGCTGTCGGGAGTCAGGCCGGTGACCACCACGTCGTTGACCAGGGCCGCGGGACACTGGTCGCACATTCCGATGCATGAGGTGTGCTCAAGGGAGATCATCGAGTCCGGCGTGGTCTGGCCAAAGCTGATGCCCAGCTCCTGCTCCAGCGCCTCGCCGATCTGCTGGGCGCCGCCGATGTTGCCCATCGCACAGTTCGATAGTCGGATGACAATTTTGCCCTGGGGTTGCTCGGAGAGAAAAGCGTAGAAGCTGACCACTCCCTGAACCTCGACGCGGTGTGTACCCAGCTGGCGAGCGATGATCTCCATTGCCTCGCCGCTGACGTGGCCGAACTTCGCCTGCACTGCCTGGACAACGTCCATTAAGCGCATTGGTGAATTGCCATAATCCTTGCACAAGGATATAATGGTGCCATTAGTGGAAGTTTGCATTGATTACCTCAACCGGATGTGCTTACTACGTTACTTGCCAGCAAAAACCAAACATTTAATTAGCATCTAAAAAGTCATAAGTCCACATGAAGAATGACAAATAAACGATAATATGTTGATAAAAACACAAATAATTCCTATATTGATATTAATTGGTCAAACAAGTCCGCCAGCCCCCGCTTCGGCCGTCGTTAAGAGCCGGTAACAAACCAAAAGAAAAAAACAATATCAAATCGAGCTTGTCGGAATCGCAAATAAAAGCTAGACTCCCGCGCAGTGAATGAGGGCTCATTCATAAGGCGGTTTGGTAGCCACCTATACCAATCACAGAAAGCAGACATAAATTATCGGCAACTGGCGATATGTCTGACTAGATGATCGGGCAACAAGTAGCGTGAGCCCATGATTGAAAAAACAACCCGATGAAACAAAAAGGGAGCGAGTGATGAGCGAGAAAATCTCTTTTGACGCTTTGATCCCGGCTGCGATGGCGAACAAGGCCGAGAACGTCGGAGTGGCAAAGGGTAACATGGACGCGATTTCCATGTTTTTCCTTGCCATTCTGGCTGGCGCCTTCATCGCGATGGGCGCCGTGTTCTGCACAACTGCGGTCACCAACGGTGGCGATCTGCCTTATGGCATTACCAAGCTGCTCGGTGGCTTGGCGTTCTGCCTGGGTTTAATCCTGGTAGTAGTTGCGGGCGCGGAACTTTTCACCGGCAACAACTTGATCGTGATGGCCGTTGCCAGCAAAAAGCTGCCGATGTCCAAGCTGCTGCGCAACTGGGTGATCGTCTACGTGGGCAACTTAATCGGCTCAGTGCTGACAGCCTACTTGATGTACCTCACCCGCACCTGGGAGACCGGTGCTGGTGGAGCATTGGGTATCACGGCCGTCAATATCGCCGGCGGCAAAGCCGGTTTGACCTTCGTCGTGGCGCTGACCCGCGGCATTTTCTGTAACGCGCTGGTCTGCCTGGCCGTGTGGCTGTGCTTCTCGGCGCGTAGCGTCGAAGGCAAGATCCTGGCAATCATCTTCCCGATCGCAGCGTTTGTCGCCGCCGGGTTTGAGCATTGTGTTGCCAACATGTACTTCATCCCGGCCGGCCTGTTCATCAAGTCCGGTGCGAGCCCCGAGTACTTGGCAGCGGCCAAGGATGTGGCGCTGGCCAACCTGACCTGGGGGAAATTCTTCATCGGCAACCTGCTGCCTGTAACCATCGGTAACATCATCGGTGGTTCCGGATTCGTGGGCGTTGTCTACTGGATCGTCTATCGCAGGAATGCAAAAGACTGATCGGACTACACGAGAGCTTAAAAGGGCCGGCCTTGCGCCGGCCCTTTTTTTTACCCGCGCTAATTATCCGGGTTAGCCGTCGTTGCCAATCGCCGCGGCGATGCGCTCGATTTGTGTGGCCGGATCAGGTCCCAGGCCGATGCGCAGCACGTGCCTGCCGCACTTTAGCAGCGCGCGACAATCGCCCATGGCCTGGGCGTGTTTCAATACGGCGAAACTGACGTTTGAACTGATCCCGCCGGGCTCGTCTGGGATCGGCACGTCCAGTTCGGCCCTGGAGATGATTTGCACGAACACGCCGTTGTTCGGTCCGCCCTTATGCAGCTGTCCTGTCGAGTGCAAATAGCGCGGGCCGAAGCTCGCGGTGGTGGCCACGGGATTGATTGCGAACAGGCGGCCGCGCAGCTTGTTCAGCGCGGCATAGGTCTGCGGCCGGGGATCGACGTAGGCCTGCAACGCCAAGTAGCCGCCCTGCGGGCAGCTTTGCGCAAACTTCGACAGGACGGCGCTGATTTGCGCCTCGTCGGTCAGCAGTGGGGGCAGGGCCTTGTCCGCCGATTCCAAGGACTCGGTGCGGATGTACTCGGCGGTCAGTTCCCGCGCCACGGCCTTGGCCGATTCTACGTCCGGCTGGTCAAAGGGGTTGACTCCCAGCACGTGGCAGGTCGCGGCCGTTGCCAGCTCCCAGAGCATGATCTGCTCTCCCAGCTGGTAGACATCGTGCAGCCGGAAGCTGATCAGCGGGTGGCCGCGTTCGACCAGGGAGCTGCACAGGGCTTGGTGCGGTACGTCCCCGGCAAGACCGATGCGCACGAACACGCGATCCGATCCGTATTCGTCGACCGCGGCGATCGGCTCGTGGATGATCGGCAAAATGCCTTGGCCGTGTTTGCCGGTGCTCTCGGCGATTAGCTGTTCGAGCCAGTCGCCCAGCGCGGCCAGCTGGGGGGAGAGCAATAGGGTTAATTTGTCGCGTCCGGCCAGCGCCAGTTCGCCCAGGGCCGCGCCGAGCTCCAGCCCGGGCCCGGGATCAACGGCCAGGCGCGCGGCCGGTTCCAGCAGCCGTTCGAGGTCTACGCCGATCAGGCCCGCGGGCACCAGGCCGAAGTAGGTCAGGGCCGAGTAGCGGCCGCCGACCTGCGGGTCGTTGATAAAGCAATCGCGCAGCCCCAGCTCGCCGGCCAGCTTCTCAAGCTGCTTCCCGGAGTCGGTGATCGCCACGAAGTGCTCGCCGGCCTTAGTCGCGCCCAGGGCCCGCACGTACATCCCGTGGAAGAATTTGAACAGCGAGAGCGTCTCGATCGTTCCGCCGGACTTGGTCGAGACCACGAACACGGTCTGCGCCAGCTCCAGCGAGCGGGCGCAGTCGAGGATCGCGCCCGGGTCGGTGGTGTCCAGCAGCGTGAACTGCAAGTAGCCCGCAGTGCTGCCCAGGATCGACGAGAACATCTGCGGCGCCAGGCTCGAGCCGCCCATGCCCAGCAGAACCACGTGGGTAATGCCCTCCTGGAGAAGCTTTTGGGTCAGATCACGGATGCGTTGCAGGTCGACCCGGCGCGTGGTGGGCGCCCAGAGCCAACCGAGCTTGTCAGCACAGTCCTTTGGTTCGTCGGTCCACAGAGTGTGGTCCATGTGCTGCATGCGCTCAAAAAAGCGTTGGTCCGTCATTTGCTTCAGTCGCTCGCGTTGCGCTGTTTGATACTCTCCCAGGCGGTACATCAATCCGCCCCGAAAAGTCCACGCATGCGCTTGAGGCTTTGCTCGGCCTGCTGCGCCATCTCCTCAATCAAGACCTTGATCGGCCTGATCTCTTTGATAAAGCCCACGGCCTGGCCCAGCCACAGCACGCCGGCATCCAGGTTCCCATCCTGCCACAGGGCCTGCGATTTGGCCCCGGAGATCAGGGGCAGCAGTTGTTCGATGTCAGCCTGTTCTTCCTCCATCTGCTGCACCTTGTGCGCAACCTCGGTGTCGGCCACGCGGTGGGTGTTGTGCAGCGAGCGCAGGATCAACGTGGTCTCGTGCTCCTGCAGCCGGATCAGCTCCTCGCGCACCCGCGGGTGGATCTTCGCCTCCTCGGCCGACAGCAGCAGCGTGCCGATGATCGCCGCATCAGCGCCCAGGGCCAGCATCGCGGCCAGTCCGCGGCCGTCGCCCACGCCGCCGCCGCCGATCAACGGCAGCGAGACCGAGTCCACTGTGCGCGGGATCAGTATGCTCGTGGCCAGGTCGAGTACTCCGGTGGCGCCGCCGTTCTCCCAGCCGACCACGGCCACGGCGTCCACGCCCACCGACTCGGCCTTGCGCGCGTAGCGCGGAGCCACGCACTTGTGGATCAGCAGCATGCCCGCGTCGTGGATCCGGCCCACCAGATCATCGGGCGCCTTGTGGCCCGAGGTCTCGACGATCTTGATTCCCTCGCGCTCCATTTCGTCCAGGTAGAGGTTGTTGTCCGCCTGCTGGATCGCGGGGAACATGTTGAGGTTGACTGCGAAAGGTTTGTCGGTCAGGTCCTTGGTCTGCTTAAGCGCGTCGCGGAACTGCGGCATCTGTTTGTAGTTGGCCGAGGCCAGAATTCCCAGGGCGCCGGCCTCGCTGATCGCCGCGGTGAGCTCGGGGTAGCTTAAGTACATCATCGTGCCGCCGATAACCGGATATTGGATGCCCAGCAGCTCGGTTATTCTCGTTTTGAACATCAATGCGCTCCTCGCTTACGAACCATCATGAATGATACGGGTAATGCCCCGCATCCTACATGTCATCTTGCCGTTCACTCAAGCGGGCTCATTGTGCCTGTATGTGCTTTTCATTATATTAGCAACGGAATTTGCGCCCAGCCGGTTGCCACGCGCAGCCTGATTAGGAGAAATGATGAGCAGCAGAGCGATATACATCGTTGTCTTCTCGCTATTGACGGCGCTGCTGCTGGCGGCCTCGTGCGGCAGCGGTTCGTCCGGCGACGATGACGACGACGACGACAGCGAGGTGCTCGGAACCCTGGCCGGGACGATCCAGTACGACGGCGACGCTGTGGGCGAGGAGATCGTGATCGGCCTGATCAACGAGTGGCCGATGACCAGCCCGCCCCAACAGTTCATCAGGGTGACCGTGCCCGATGGCGGGTTTCCCATGGCCTACGAGATCGAGCTGAACTACGTCGGCGACTATTTTCTGGCCTCGTTCCTCGACGTCGACCCGATGGACGGCGTGGCAATGAACAGCGAGATCGACCCGATGGATATGCCCGACGAGGGCGAGACCAAACAGACTCTGGTCCAGGGAGTCAACCAGCGCGACTTCACGCTGCTCGATCCCGAGGACGTCGATTTCTGGTGGCAGTGAGCGTACACTCCGACCACCCCTAGACAGAATTGGCTAAAATGAAACGTAACAAGCTTACTTGGTTGTTTGCAATCGTGACGCTGCTTGCGGCGCTGATCTGGATCATTGCCTTGCCCGCGTGCTCTGGCGACGATGACGACGATGACAACGACGACGACGATTGGAGCAATTTTCCGGCCACAATCAGCGGCACAATGTCCTACGAGGGCGACGCCGTGGGCGCGCAGGTGATGATCGCCATCGCCGACCAGTGGCCGATGACATCGGCGCCGCTGTACTTCACCTACGTCGACGTGCCGCAAAGCGGATTCCCCTTCTCCTATCGCGCGGGCCTGGATCGCACCGGGCCGCTCTACGTGTTGGCGCTGATCGACGTCGACCCGGACGACGGCCTGGGCATGAATCCCGAGCTCGATCCGCTGGACATCCCCGAGGAGCCCAGCCAGATCGTGGCCGGCGACAACGTGATCGACTTCAACTTCCTCGACCCGGATCAGATCGCGGACGACGACGATGATGACGACGACGACGACGACGATGACGACGACGTCACCGGGGTCAAGGGCGTGTTGGTCTACGACGGCGCGGCCGTGGGCGAGAACGTGGTGATCGGTCTGTGGGACACGCCGCTGCCGTTTCCCACCAGCGCGCCGGACCACTCGTTTCAGGTTCCGGTGCCCGAGAGCGGATTTGCCTTTGAGTACCGCGTTGAGTCCGAGGTGCCCGGCGAGTGGCGCATGGCCGCCTACCTCGACGTGAACCCCGAGGACGGTCCGAGCATGAACGACGTGGATCCGCGCGACATGACCTTTGGCCAGACCACCATCGTCAGCGGGCAAATGGCGACCCGCGACTTCATGCTGGTCGACAACTGAGCCGCGCAACAGGCAATCAAGGCAGCGTAGCGTGAACATCCTGGGAATAAAAACCTATTGTCCGATGGCGCTGCTGGCCGCGGCCGTGGCTATGCTGTGCGTATTAATGCCGGCGGCGGCGATTGCCGCGGATCAAGAACAGAACGACGACGACGACGATCAGGACCAGGGCGAGGGCAACGACGTCGAGCTGCCCGAGCTGGTGGTCACCGGCACACGAACGCCGCACGAGCTATCCGATGCGCCGGTGCCGATCTCGATCGTCGAGGGCGACGAGATCGAGGCCGCGGGCGCTGTTGACGCGGGCGATGCGATCCAGAGCGTGCCCGGCGTGTTCGTCGACGACTACGAGTCGGCCAGTCGCGGCGGCCCGGGATCGGGCGTCAACCTGCAAGGCCTGCCCACCGACCGCGTGCTGATCCTGGTCGACGGCCAGCGCGTGCCCTGGACCATGCGCGCGCCCGACCTCGAACTGATCCCCGCGCGGCTGATCCGCCGTGTGGAGGTAGTTAAGGGACCGGCCAGCTCGCTCTACGGCTCGGACGCCGTGGGCGGCGTGGTCAACATCCTGACCCACAACCCGACCCGCAAGCCGCGCGCCGAGTTCGAGCTCGGCGCGGGCAGCTTCTATACCTTCGGCGGTAACGTTTTTCACTCCTGGTCCGCCGGTCCCATGGGTTGGGTGCTGAACTTCAACCGCGAGCAGTCCGACGGCTGGATCGACGCCAACGCCGCGCGTTCGCTGATCCAGATGGGCAAGGGCGTGGTCGACACCCTGCCCAAGCCCTACCACCGCGGGCATCCCTACGAGCTCAACGACGTCTTCGGCAAGCTCACGGCGCGCGCCGGCGAGCACCTCAAACTGCGGGCCCAGTCGCGCTACCACTGGGAGGACAACCAGCTCAGCGACACCGACTACGGCACGGTCTCGGACAACAAAACGCGACTGTCCGGCCTGGTCGGCGCGCAGCTCGACATCGGACGACTCAGCGTCGATCTGGACCTGGGATACTTTCGCCGCACGTTCCGCTATCGCGAGTTCTCCACGACCTACGTGATTAATCCCGTGCCTCCGCCGGACTACATCAAGGGCACCTCGAACAAGGGCAACACCACGGTCGGCGATGATTTCGACGCGCAGCTCAACTCCTCGTACCTGCTGGCCGGCTGGAACCTGCTCAGCGCCGGGCTCGCCTGGCGTCACGAGCAACTGGACTACTCGGCGTTCGAGACCAGCTCGATGACCGACGCCGAGCAGGCCTACGACGCATTTCAAACAGTGCTTTCGGCCTATTTGCAGGACGAGCTGTTTCTGCTGGGCGGTCGCTGGTCGATCGTGCCCGGCGTGCGTGTGGACTATCACGACACATGGGGCGTGGAGACCAACCCCAAGCTTTCGACCCTGGCCAAGCTCGGACCGAGCACCGCGCTGCGCTTAAGCGCGGGCAGGGCGTTTCTGGCGCCAACGCTCTCGCAGCTCTATCGGCCGACCTTCCGCCATTCGGGTTACTACATGACCGGCAACGAGCAGCTCGAGCCCGAACAGGCCTGGGGATTCAACGCCGAGCTCGAACAGTCGATTTTCGAGTACGCACGGATCTGCGGCGGATACTTCCAGTACGAGATCGAGGAGATGATCTACACCACCGTGCTCGAGGACGACTACGTCAGCGGCCTGCCGCTGATGACCTACACCAACCTCAAAAGCGCGCGGATTTACGGGGCCGAGGGGTCGGTCGGCGTCTATCCCCACGACTGGGTCGGGCTGCAACTGAGCTACACCTACAGCGAGACGCGCGACCTGGACGAAGACCAGCCGTTGGGCACTACTCCCAAGCACAACGCCTCGGCGCGGCTGTTCTGGGAGATCGAGCCCTGGGGCCTGGGCGGACACGTCGGCGCGCAGTATCAGTCCCAGCGTGACTACATCGGCATGGGCGGACGCTGGTACACGGCGGACGAGCGCTTCAGCACCAGCGCGCGGATCTATCAGCGCATCGGCCGCCACGTGGAGCTGGGGTTCAAGGTCGATAACTGGCTGGGGTACAAGTGGGACCGCGAAGGGGACGGCGATTGCGACATGCCGCCCACCGGCTATTACGGATCGCTCAAGCTCAAATTGTAGAGCGGCGGGATAAAGATC carries:
- a CDS encoding nitronate monooxygenase — translated: MFKTRITELLGIQYPVIGGTMMYLSYPELTAAISEAGALGILASANYKQMPQFRDALKQTKDLTDKPFAVNLNMFPAIQQADNNLYLDEMEREGIKIVETSGHKAPDDLVGRIHDAGMLLIHKCVAPRYARKAESVGVDAVAVVGWENGGATGVLDLATSILIPRTVDSVSLPLIGGGGVGDGRGLAAMLALGADAAIIGTLLLSAEEAKIHPRVREELIRLQEHETTLILRSLHNTHRVADTEVAHKVQQMEEEQADIEQLLPLISGAKSQALWQDGNLDAGVLWLGQAVGFIKEIRPIKVLIEEMAQQAEQSLKRMRGLFGAD
- a CDS encoding formate/nitrite family transporter, with the translated sequence MSEKISFDALIPAAMANKAENVGVAKGNMDAISMFFLAILAGAFIAMGAVFCTTAVTNGGDLPYGITKLLGGLAFCLGLILVVVAGAELFTGNNLIVMAVASKKLPMSKLLRNWVIVYVGNLIGSVLTAYLMYLTRTWETGAGGALGITAVNIAGGKAGLTFVVALTRGIFCNALVCLAVWLCFSARSVEGKILAIIFPIAAFVAAGFEHCVANMYFIPAGLFIKSGASPEYLAAAKDVALANLTWGKFFIGNLLPVTIGNIIGGSGFVGVVYWIVYRRNAKD
- a CDS encoding TonB-dependent receptor yields the protein MNILGIKTYCPMALLAAAVAMLCVLMPAAAIAADQEQNDDDDDQDQGEGNDVELPELVVTGTRTPHELSDAPVPISIVEGDEIEAAGAVDAGDAIQSVPGVFVDDYESASRGGPGSGVNLQGLPTDRVLILVDGQRVPWTMRAPDLELIPARLIRRVEVVKGPASSLYGSDAVGGVVNILTHNPTRKPRAEFELGAGSFYTFGGNVFHSWSAGPMGWVLNFNREQSDGWIDANAARSLIQMGKGVVDTLPKPYHRGHPYELNDVFGKLTARAGEHLKLRAQSRYHWEDNQLSDTDYGTVSDNKTRLSGLVGAQLDIGRLSVDLDLGYFRRTFRYREFSTTYVINPVPPPDYIKGTSNKGNTTVGDDFDAQLNSSYLLAGWNLLSAGLAWRHEQLDYSAFETSSMTDAEQAYDAFQTVLSAYLQDELFLLGGRWSIVPGVRVDYHDTWGVETNPKLSTLAKLGPSTALRLSAGRAFLAPTLSQLYRPTFRHSGYYMTGNEQLEPEQAWGFNAELEQSIFEYARICGGYFQYEIEEMIYTTVLEDDYVSGLPLMTYTNLKSARIYGAEGSVGVYPHDWVGLQLSYTYSETRDLDEDQPLGTTPKHNASARLFWEIEPWGLGGHVGAQYQSQRDYIGMGGRWYTADERFSTSARIYQRIGRHVELGFKVDNWLGYKWDREGDGDCDMPPTGYYGSLKLKL
- a CDS encoding NAD(P)H-dependent oxidoreductase subunit E; this translates as MQTSTNGTIISLCKDYGNSPMRLMDVVQAVQAKFGHVSGEAMEIIARQLGTHRVEVQGVVSFYAFLSEQPQGKIVIRLSNCAMGNIGGAQQIGEALEQELGISFGQTTPDSMISLEHTSCIGMCDQCPAALVNDVVVTGLTPDSAREMARKLKQTGDPRSLITQPGEGNNASELVNQMVRNNLRKAGEVIFSDYQPGAALAKALELSPEELIGQIKDSKLRGRGGAGFPTGMKWEFARRAKGERRFVICNADEGEPGTFKDRVILTQMPELMIEGMTLAGYAIGSSEGIIYLRGEYAYLRRFLEATLDQRRAAGLLGKDIGGKAGFYFDIRIQMGAGAYICGEETALIASAEGGRGEPKNRPPFPAQKGYLDAPTIVNNVETFCCAARVAENGPAWFAAIGDPESPGTKLLSVSGDIERPGVYEMEMGVTVTELLAEVGAQDAVAVQVGGPSGQCIGQDKFDNRISYSDLATGGSMMVFGPQRDVLEIASHFMEFFIEESCGFCTPCRVGNVLLKQRLDLIREGQGEPSDIDYLTELGKAVKVTSRCGLGQTSPNPILTTIENFRALYDSKLHEVTDGMQSTFDINKALGDAVRVQGRQPVHFDD
- a CDS encoding 2Fe-2S iron-sulfur cluster-binding protein → MSDTFTFTIDGVEVTATKGQTIIEAADQSGVYIPRLCYCEGLKPYGGCRICTVLINGRPQAACTQPAAPGIEVTNESAELNKHRRALIDMHFVEGNHFCMFCEKSGDCELQALAYRFGITAPQYPYMFPKRDIDATHPDIFIDRNRCVMCGRCVQASRDVDGKNVFQFVGRGSDKRVAVNSEANLADTDMAASDKAAEVCPVGALLRKRVGFAKPIGKRDYDNTPIGSDIESGKSAAQ